In Mytilus edulis chromosome 4, xbMytEdul2.2, whole genome shotgun sequence, the following proteins share a genomic window:
- the LOC139520024 gene encoding uncharacterized protein: MATKGNILCGVCEVQDVTTVAEHWCPECDDGLCSSCLKYHTASKSSRNHDVISVDNYSKLPPSIASIKQHCPVHDKKFQNYCPQHESLCCPICISTVHRKCEVLAIDDIIRSSKESSLIEHIEKNIDNMKLNIDKITKDREENLKTIKNQRQKFQTEIRDIRGKINSHLDKLEQQILNELQVSEDKITKEIEHLLSNLTIHNDTVSVLQNTISDIKSYASDLQTFLGSKRIEEDVIKEEQFLHELTENGSLEFTDLLFIRNDKLSDILSTITTFGAISTKMTPPSIIIRTENENEAQLMSVQITKPKSIDDINLLIKQTLNLQKGNKPNYVTGCNITPSGKMIFIDFENNRVIVLNDSGTLDCEMFVSNRPVDVTCIDDKTVAVSHNWSPYEIDIADITTKKVVKVVQVSCWCCGVSLYQDKLVYYEQGTGIKTVSLSGGSTSSLVKQNVKGFWNYVTTFENKLYHTCLEANTVTCYTMAGQMVWEYKDKFIIDGPCGVTVDKEANVYVASQNNDSVVILSPDGTYARTILTKENGIDKITGIRFSEERNILLIVNQKGTALLYDVK, from the coding sequence ATGGCCACAAAAGGAAATATTTTATGTGGCGTTTGTGAAGTTCAGGACGTCACAACAGTTGCTGAACACTGGTGCCCTGAATGTGACGACGGCTTATGTTCGTCCTGTTTAAAGTACCACACTGCGTCAAAGTCCTCAAGAAACCATGACGTCATTTCCGTCGATAACTATTCCAAATTACCACCTTCCATAGCCAGTATAAAACAACACTGTCCTGTCCATGATAAGAAATTCCAAAACTACTGCCCTCAACATGAAAGTCTTTGCTGTCCTATTTGTATATCTACTGTCCATAGAAAATGCGAAGTTCTTGCAATCGATGACATAATTAGATCATCAAAAGAGTCCTCTTTAATTGaacacatagaaaaaaatattgacaatatgaaattaaatatagataaaatCACAAAGGATCGGGAAGAGAATCTTAAAACCATAAAAAACCAGCGACAGAAATTTCAAACAGAGATAAGAGATATTCGCGGAAAAATAAATAGCCATCTTGATAAGTTAGAGCAGCAGATTCTCAATGAATTGCAAGTTAGTGAAGATAAAATTACCAAAGAAATAGAACATTTGCTTTCAAATCTTACTATTCACAACGATACCGTTTCCGTGTTACAAAACACTATTTCCGATATAAAGAGTTATGCATCTGATCTTCAGACCTTTCTTGGAAGTAAGAGAATTGAAGAAGATGTAATCAAAGAAGAACAGTTCTTGCATGAGTTGACAGAGAATGGAAGTTTAGAGTTTACAGACCTTCTTTTTATAAGGAATGACAAATTGTCTGATATATTATCAACAATTACAACATTTGGTGCCATTTCAACAAAGATGACGCCCCCTTCTATCATCATTAGGACTGAAAATGAAAACGAAGCCCAGTTGATGTCCGTTCAAATTACGAAACCTAAATCAATTGACGACATCAACCTTTTGATAAAACAGACACTTAACCTGCAGAAAGGAAATAAGCCAAATTATGTCACAGGATGCAATATCACACCATCAGGTAAAATGAtattcattgactttgaaaataaTCGCGTAATAGTTCTGAATGACAGTGGAACATTAGACTGTGAAATGTTCGTATCGAACCGTCCTGTAGACGTTACTTGTATCGATGATAAAACCGTCGCTGTCTCCCACAATTGGTCTCCATATGAAATAGACATAGCTGACATTACAACAAAAAAAGTTGTTAAAGTGGTTCAAGTATCCTGTTGGTGTTGTGGAGTGTCGTTATACCAAgataaattagtatactatgaaCAAGGAACAGGCATCAAGACAGTCTCACTTTCCGGGGGAAGCACATCTTCTCTTGTAAAACAGAATGTAAAGGGATTCTGGAATTACGTCacaacatttgaaaataaactaTATCATACTTGTCTAGAGGCAAATACCGTCACATGCTACACCATGGCAGGACAGATGGTGTGGGAATATAAAGACAAATTTATCATTGATGGTCCTTGTGGTGTTACTGTTGACAAAGAAGCTAACGTTTATGTCGCTTCGCAGAACAATGATAGTGTAGTTATATTGTCCCCTGACGGTACATACGCAAGAACCATATTAACGAAAGAAAATGGAATAGACAAAATTACTGGGATTCGTTTTAGTgaagaaagaaatattttattgattgtaAATCAGAAAGGAACAGCTTTACTCTATGATGTGAAATAA